ATCTTTTTCTTTGCCTTTAGGCTAAAGATGTTCCCAGCAAATGGTATGCCTAGGGAAAATACTTTTGGAGAATGGGTAAAATACCTAACCCTACCTACTCTAACACTAACAGTAGGTTCGCTTGCATCCCTTTCTAGGTATGTAAGAAACTCCATGCTAGACGCTCTTGACCAAGACTACATCAGAACAGCTAGGTCAAAGGGTCTTAAAGAAAAAACAGTAGTATATTCTCACGCCTTTAGAAACGCGTTAATTCCAGTAGTTACAGCGTTGACATGGGCGGTCCTTGGCATGTTCTCAGGTTCTGCTATCACAGAGAGGATTTTCTCCTACAGGGGAATCGGTAATGAGCTTATTTCTGCGGTAATGGCGCAAGACTACAACGTAATCCTTGCCCTATCAATGTTCTATGCCATTCTTACCCTTCTAGGCAACCTCTTAATGGATATAGCCTATGCCCTAGTAGATCCAAGAGTTAAGTTGGAGGCTTAGTATGAATAGAAAATTAAAAAAACCATTTAAATCTTATTTTGGCTTCCTCAAGACTTATTTTTTGAGAGGATTTACCTTTGCAAGTGGCATGGAAGATAACCCTACACCAAGCCCAGAAAATGAAGGTCCAACAAATGACCTTAATGCAAATTTAGAAGGTGGCCCACAGGAAGAACCAGAAAATGATAGGCTAAAAGAAGAAGCCATTATGTCACCAGGTAAGGTTGCCCTTAGAAACTACTTTAGAAACCCACTTGGTGTTATAGGACTTGCTATGTTTATAGCAATTGTTCTTGTAATCTTTGTTGGTTCAAAGATGCTACCATTTAACCAATATTACTCACAAGGTAACCTAACCAACGTTTCTCCAGGAGCGGGATATATGAATTATCCAAGCGAAATGGAAAAAGAAGGCGTTGAAAAAATCTCAATAGGTAATACATTTGCCATTGGTCTTACAAAAGAAAATAACATCTATGTTTGGGGTTCAAACAACGAAGACGATGTTTTAACAATCCCAGAAGATGTTAAAGAAAAAATCAAAGGC
This genomic window from Anaerococcus murdochii contains:
- a CDS encoding ABC transporter permease — encoded protein: MLRYIVKRIINLIPVALIISIMLFAFSKAMPGDPIQAMIPTTGRMTKAQKEEMYKNLSARYGYDKPLPEQYVRWLGRTLKGDFGESTRVRRPVKEYLSEPLKNTVYLNIGSTIISFVLSVLIGIRSATRKGGIYDKTAQTLTLVGLSIPTFFIGLIMIFFFAFRLKMFPANGMPRENTFGEWVKYLTLPTLTLTVGSLASLSRYVRNSMLDALDQDYIRTARSKGLKEKTVVYSHAFRNALIPVVTALTWAVLGMFSGSAITERIFSYRGIGNELISAVMAQDYNVILALSMFYAILTLLGNLLMDIAYALVDPRVKLEA